From the Candidatus Peregrinibacteria bacterium genome, one window contains:
- a CDS encoding serine hydroxymethyltransferase: MDYRSFLSTQDPAVAAMLSGEESRQVEGMELIASENYVSPAVLAALGSIFTNKYSEGYPGKRYYGGQTYTDKIEQLAIDRVKQLFPGANFANVQPHSGCPANEAVYYSLLEPGDTVLGMDLSHGGHLSHGHPVTKMAKLFRFVRYKMKDTSTGEIDYDELRQTALQEKPKIILAGFSAYTRELDYGKFKEIADEVGAVTMMDVAHIAGLIAGKQLKNPFDFGFDIVTSTTHKTLRGPRGGLILSRHEEHAKKIDKTVFPGLQGGPHMNNIAAKAVAFGEALKPEFQEYAAQVIRNAKAMEDVFRSNDVRMISGGTDNHMLLIDAVTSWGATGGEAETALDEVHITLNKNAIADDPRSPMDPSGIRLGAPAMTTRGFREAEFRQVAKWINEAVLQRNNLEKLREIGAEVNILCKQFPVPGITAV, translated from the coding sequence ATGGATTATCGTTCATTTCTCTCTACTCAAGATCCTGCTGTTGCCGCTATGCTTTCTGGTGAAGAGTCTCGCCAAGTGGAAGGTATGGAGCTTATTGCTTCCGAAAATTATGTTTCTCCTGCGGTGCTTGCTGCACTTGGGAGTATTTTTACCAATAAATATTCTGAAGGGTATCCGGGGAAACGCTATTATGGAGGACAAACGTATACCGATAAAATAGAGCAACTCGCTATTGATCGTGTGAAACAACTCTTTCCTGGTGCCAATTTTGCCAATGTTCAACCGCATTCGGGGTGTCCTGCGAATGAAGCAGTGTATTATTCTTTGCTTGAACCGGGTGACACCGTACTCGGAATGGACTTAAGTCATGGAGGACACCTCTCCCATGGGCATCCCGTAACAAAAATGGCGAAACTCTTTCGTTTTGTGCGATACAAAATGAAAGATACGAGCACGGGAGAAATTGATTATGACGAACTTCGACAGACAGCTCTTCAGGAAAAGCCAAAAATTATTCTTGCTGGATTTTCTGCGTATACGCGCGAGCTGGATTACGGAAAATTCAAGGAAATTGCTGATGAAGTGGGTGCAGTAACTATGATGGACGTGGCGCACATCGCAGGGCTCATCGCTGGAAAACAGCTCAAAAATCCATTCGATTTTGGGTTTGATATTGTCACTTCCACTACACACAAAACACTCCGCGGACCTCGCGGAGGTCTTATCCTTTCTCGTCATGAGGAGCATGCGAAAAAAATCGACAAAACCGTTTTTCCAGGGTTACAAGGTGGACCACATATGAACAATATTGCCGCGAAAGCCGTGGCATTTGGTGAGGCGCTCAAGCCAGAATTTCAGGAATACGCCGCACAGGTTATTCGCAACGCAAAGGCAATGGAAGATGTATTCCGTTCTAATGACGTTCGCATGATTTCGGGAGGAACCGATAATCACATGTTGTTGATTGATGCAGTAACAAGCTGGGGAGCAACTGGAGGAGAGGCTGAAACTGCTCTTGATGAAGTTCATATCACGCTCAATAAAAATGCCATTGCCGATGATCCACGTTCGCCCATGGACCCCTCAGGAATTCGACTTGGTGCTCCTGCTATGACCACTCGTGGCTTTCGAGAAGCAGAATTTCGACAAGTGGCAAAGTGGATTAATGAAGCAGTTCTTCAGCGAAATAATCTGGAAAAGCTTCGTGAAATTGGAGCAGAGGTCAATATTCTCTGTAAACAGTTTCCTGTTCCTGGTATTACAGCAGTATGA